A portion of the Staphylococcus felis genome contains these proteins:
- a CDS encoding bile acid:sodium symporter family protein, with product MLHTMSQFASRTFVLWMLLVSVIAFLLPNVFIGFGPFIPYLLGIVMLGMGLTIKMEDFKLILKQPKPVIIGVILQYTIMPLLAYSIAKGFQLPTEVAIGVMLVGCCPGGTSSNIVSYLAKANVALSVTVTSVSTLISPILTPSLMYVFANQWMDVSFMSLFTSVIKVVIVPIIIGLVIQKLFKKASDTSEDILPIISVVAISVILGAVIAGSKNMIFETGLLIFLVVILHNVLGYLIGYILAHVFRLSDGDKKAISIEVGMQNSGLAASLATVHFNPLAALPGAVFSFIHCISGPLLAKIWTSQLFRKSQKETF from the coding sequence ATGTTACATACAATGAGTCAGTTTGCATCTAGAACGTTTGTGCTATGGATGCTTCTTGTAAGTGTGATAGCTTTTTTATTACCTAATGTATTTATAGGATTTGGACCATTTATACCTTATTTACTAGGGATAGTTATGCTCGGAATGGGTCTCACGATTAAAATGGAGGACTTTAAATTAATCCTAAAACAACCTAAGCCTGTAATCATAGGGGTTATTTTACAATATACGATCATGCCATTACTGGCTTATAGTATAGCGAAGGGATTCCAGTTGCCTACAGAGGTTGCAATAGGTGTTATGCTCGTTGGATGTTGTCCAGGTGGAACATCAAGTAATATTGTATCCTATTTAGCAAAGGCGAATGTTGCTTTGTCTGTCACAGTTACATCAGTTTCTACATTAATTTCACCGATACTTACACCATCACTCATGTATGTTTTTGCAAATCAATGGATGGATGTTTCGTTTATGAGTCTTTTCACTTCTGTGATTAAAGTGGTGATTGTGCCAATCATAATTGGATTAGTTATTCAGAAACTATTTAAAAAAGCATCTGATACGAGTGAAGATATCTTACCTATTATTTCAGTTGTAGCCATTTCAGTTATTTTAGGTGCAGTCATTGCAGGGAGTAAGAATATGATTTTTGAAACAGGACTTCTTATTTTCTTAGTCGTTATTTTACATAATGTGTTGGGATACCTCATTGGTTATATTTTAGCTCATGTATTTCGATTAAGTGATGGAGATAAAAAGGCCATTTCTATCGAAGTTGGCATGCAAAATTCAGGTTTAGCTGCATCTTTAGCAACAGTTCACTTCAATCCATTAGCTGCATTGCCAGGTGCTGTATTTAGTTTTATACATTGCATTAGTGGTCCATTACTTGCCAAAATATGGACTTCTCAATTATTTAGAAAATCACAAAAAGAAACGTTCTAG
- a CDS encoding VOC family protein, producing MNNVIGHHHISMYTKDVAQNKAFYMDVLGLKLVKETVNQDDDHMVHLFYGDNESSIGTLLTFFEIPNAGMMRKGTNMIARIGLLVRDEAAIDYFEDRLKKHVNHIEKGTYLGHTTLYFDDPETLSFVMIANNGAKLPEGVGNPTNSDIPEAYQILGMGPIEIHVQDDEKTKVYLTEQLGFQPKKDDELDVFTLDKEGLFTDIVVVKKEGPNVRPGRGYVHHHAFATQDDKHLTNLIKLHDDMPGKHSGMIDRKWFKSLYYRQNKIMFEFATVGPGFE from the coding sequence ATGAATAATGTTATTGGACATCACCATATTTCAATGTATACGAAAGATGTTGCTCAAAATAAAGCGTTTTATATGGATGTTTTAGGTTTAAAGCTGGTTAAAGAAACAGTCAATCAAGATGACGATCATATGGTTCACTTATTTTATGGAGATAACGAAAGTTCAATTGGAACATTGCTTACTTTTTTTGAGATTCCGAATGCGGGTATGATGCGTAAAGGAACAAATATGATTGCGCGTATTGGCTTATTAGTAAGAGATGAAGCGGCTATCGACTATTTTGAAGATCGTCTGAAAAAACATGTGAATCATATTGAAAAAGGAACGTACTTAGGTCATACAACGCTCTATTTTGATGATCCAGAGACACTTTCATTTGTGATGATTGCAAATAATGGTGCTAAGTTACCTGAAGGGGTTGGAAACCCTACGAATAGTGACATCCCTGAAGCCTACCAAATTTTAGGTATGGGACCTATTGAAATACACGTCCAAGATGACGAAAAAACAAAAGTATATTTAACTGAGCAATTGGGCTTTCAACCGAAAAAAGATGATGAATTAGATGTTTTTACTTTAGATAAAGAGGGCTTATTTACTGATATCGTAGTTGTCAAAAAAGAAGGGCCGAATGTTCGACCGGGAAGAGGATATGTACATCATCATGCTTTTGCAACACAAGACGATAAGCATCTTACAAATTTAATCAAACTTCATGATGATATGCCAGGTAAACATTCTGGAATGATCGATCGCAAGTGGTTTAAATCATTATACTATCGCCAAAACAAAATTATGTTTGAATTTGCAACAGTAGGGCCTGGATTTGAATAA
- a CDS encoding HAD-IA family hydrolase, with amino-acid sequence MYRAVIFDFDGTVIDTEQHLFEIINQNLTKEGHEPVAIDFFRSNIGGRALPLHHHLMDLVGEARVLEIYHEHHTTAADLSLRPGVLELIQSLHQRHIPIGIASSSSRDNVKALVQKLDLEKYISVIKGREDVEEVKPAPDLYLAAVQALHFNPTHCLAIEDSIKGATAAINAGLDVIVNTNLMTEVSDFSDLPLIAQDIDLTTVMKTYFNG; translated from the coding sequence ATGTATCGAGCGGTTATTTTTGATTTTGATGGGACAGTTATAGATACTGAACAACATCTATTTGAAATTATCAACCAAAATCTTACTAAGGAAGGGCACGAACCAGTAGCAATTGATTTCTTTCGTTCTAATATTGGGGGTAGAGCACTGCCACTACATCACCACTTAATGGATTTGGTAGGAGAAGCGCGTGTATTGGAAATCTATCATGAACATCACACAACAGCTGCTGACTTATCTTTACGACCAGGTGTTCTAGAATTAATCCAATCACTTCATCAAAGACATATTCCAATAGGTATCGCATCAAGTAGCTCTAGAGATAATGTGAAAGCATTAGTTCAAAAGTTAGATCTAGAGAAGTATATTTCGGTAATCAAAGGTCGCGAAGACGTAGAAGAGGTTAAACCCGCACCAGATTTATATCTAGCTGCAGTACAAGCATTGCATTTTAATCCTACGCATTGTTTGGCTATTGAAGATTCTATCAAAGGTGCTACAGCAGCAATTAACGCTGGGCTTGATGTTATTGTTAATACAAACTTGATGACAGAGGTGAGTGACTTTTCAGACTTGCCTTTAATTGCGCAAGATATTGATTTAACAACAGTAATGAAGACTTATTTTAATGGGTGA
- a CDS encoding formate/nitrite transporter family protein produces MENKNIKWDSIFYGRAWVANIIDTIQKKDVLQSFYLKRYLMRAMMAGFIISIISVFVLMVKTTFSPDIPPGLVNMLGSIAFSFALVLILFTNSELLTSNFMYFTVGLYYRLIHPSRVLKIFLLCFLGNALGALLLFGLMRLTNVMTPEMIQLLSESVHTKSVTFSFHNILVRAIFANFFINISLVIAMQINDVLAKMFVMMFGVTIFAFMGYEHVVYNACLFIGMLYYNVSALQLGHLIKNIAFAFIGNYIGGGLVIGLFYAYLNDHGQFKAIKKGIDPND; encoded by the coding sequence ATGGAAAATAAAAATATTAAATGGGATAGTATCTTTTATGGAAGAGCTTGGGTGGCAAATATTATTGATACGATTCAAAAAAAAGACGTACTGCAAAGTTTTTATTTAAAACGTTATTTAATGCGTGCCATGATGGCCGGTTTTATTATTAGTATCATTTCTGTATTTGTTTTAATGGTCAAAACAACTTTTTCACCTGATATTCCACCAGGTTTGGTCAATATGTTAGGCTCTATAGCCTTTAGTTTCGCGCTTGTTCTCATCCTTTTTACAAATTCTGAGTTATTAACGAGTAACTTTATGTACTTTACAGTAGGGCTTTATTATCGACTCATTCACCCGAGTCGTGTGCTAAAAATCTTTCTTTTATGTTTCTTAGGTAATGCTTTAGGCGCTTTGTTATTATTCGGATTAATGCGACTGACAAATGTTATGACACCTGAAATGATTCAATTACTAAGTGAGAGTGTCCATACAAAATCTGTAACATTTTCATTTCATAACATATTAGTACGTGCAATTTTTGCGAATTTCTTTATTAATATTTCTTTAGTCATCGCCATGCAAATCAATGACGTTTTAGCTAAAATGTTTGTCATGATGTTTGGCGTTACGATATTTGCATTTATGGGATACGAACACGTTGTCTACAATGCATGTCTTTTTATAGGAATGCTGTATTATAACGTTTCGGCACTACAACTTGGACATTTAATCAAAAATATCGCCTTTGCTTTTATTGGCAACTATATCGGAGGAGGACTAGTCATTGGTCTTTTCTATGCTTACTTAAATGATCACGGTCAGTTTAAAGCTATCAAAAAAGGAATAGACCCGAACGATTAA
- a CDS encoding amino acid permease, whose product MEGNELQRGLSSRQIQMIALGGTIGVGLFMGASSTIAWTGPSVIFAYLVAGLFLFLIMRAMGEMVYLYPTTGSFANYATDYLHPVAGYITAWANIFQWIVVGMAEVIAVGEYMKYWWPELPSWIPGIFVILILTAANAVSVKAFGEFEFWFAMIKIVTIILMIVAGFGLIFFGLGNGGNPIGLSNLTEHGGFMPNGWLGFFFALSIVIGSYQGVELIGITAGETKNPQHNIKKAVNGVIWRILIFYIGAIFVIVTVYPWDGLQELGSPFVATFAKVGITIAAGLINFVVITAAMSGCNSGIFSSSRMIYTLAQNGQLPKIFTKVMKNGVPFYTVLAVSTGIFIGVILNIVLPMIIEGSESIFVYVYSASILPGMIPWFMILFSHIQFRRKFPEKVEGHPFKMPLAPFTNYMTILFLIIVLLGMLINGETRVSVIIGFLFLGFMGVFFFMRGYHKRNKEDLKL is encoded by the coding sequence ATGGAAGGTAATGAATTACAAAGAGGGCTGAGCTCTCGTCAGATCCAAATGATTGCACTAGGAGGCACTATAGGTGTCGGATTATTTATGGGAGCTTCAAGTACGATAGCTTGGACGGGGCCGTCAGTTATATTTGCGTATTTAGTAGCGGGTCTATTTTTATTTTTAATTATGCGCGCAATGGGTGAAATGGTGTATTTATATCCAACAACGGGTTCGTTTGCAAATTATGCAACCGATTATCTTCATCCAGTCGCAGGATATATAACGGCTTGGGCAAATATATTCCAATGGATTGTCGTTGGGATGGCCGAAGTTATAGCTGTTGGAGAATACATGAAATATTGGTGGCCAGAGTTACCATCATGGATTCCGGGGATTTTCGTGATTCTTATTTTAACAGCTGCAAACGCTGTATCTGTTAAAGCATTTGGAGAGTTTGAATTCTGGTTTGCAATGATCAAAATTGTCACAATTATCTTAATGATTGTAGCAGGATTTGGATTGATTTTCTTCGGATTAGGGAACGGAGGAAATCCAATAGGACTGAGTAATTTAACAGAACATGGCGGTTTTATGCCAAATGGTTGGCTAGGGTTTTTCTTTGCATTGTCCATTGTTATTGGTTCTTATCAAGGGGTTGAATTGATAGGGATTACAGCTGGGGAAACTAAAAACCCGCAACACAATATTAAAAAGGCAGTAAACGGCGTTATCTGGCGTATTCTTATTTTCTATATTGGTGCGATTTTCGTTATTGTAACAGTTTATCCATGGGATGGTCTACAAGAATTAGGTAGCCCATTCGTAGCTACTTTTGCGAAAGTTGGGATTACAATTGCAGCAGGTTTAATTAACTTTGTTGTGATTACAGCAGCGATGTCTGGTTGTAATTCAGGTATCTTTAGCTCAAGTCGAATGATTTATACGCTTGCACAAAACGGGCAGTTACCTAAGATTTTTACAAAAGTCATGAAAAATGGTGTACCATTCTACACAGTATTGGCAGTTTCAACCGGTATTTTTATAGGTGTTATTTTAAACATCGTATTACCTATGATTATCGAAGGATCAGAAAGTATTTTCGTATATGTGTATAGTGCTTCAATTTTACCAGGGATGATTCCGTGGTTTATGATTTTATTCAGTCACATTCAGTTTAGACGTAAGTTCCCTGAAAAAGTGGAAGGACACCCATTTAAAATGCCGCTTGCACCATTCACAAACTATATGACAATTCTATTTTTAATCATTGTATTATTAGGAATGTTAATTAATGGCGAGACGCGCGTTTCAGTAATTATTGGATTTTTATTCTTAGGATTTATGGGCGTATTTTTCTTTATGCGTGGTTACCACAAACGAAACAAAGAAGATTTAAAATTATAA
- a CDS encoding CPBP family intramembrane glutamic endopeptidase, whose protein sequence is MTQYRWKDIAWRDLWLIPIFIISQLILGMLVPVIYFFMTGSIEVFTDEGLVFNDTITYLIEIVSLVSYIIVVISFWLLHFKSMKQRFKLGIQGIKDYWKWIVVAYLIAMAASQAYGWIKEFLPEKFQYGTPQNEMLVSEMIHNLALLPVSFLFIAVFAPIVEEIIFRHILIGELGKKLNFKVMAVISVIIFAAFHVTNASSPFEIVDYLIIAIPLVWLYLKSNRNLGVTIGFHILNNFLAFVLELLL, encoded by the coding sequence ATGACGCAATACAGATGGAAAGATATCGCATGGAGAGATTTATGGTTAATCCCCATTTTTATTATCTCTCAACTCATATTAGGAATGTTAGTACCTGTGATTTACTTTTTTATGACAGGATCAATTGAGGTGTTTACTGATGAAGGTTTAGTGTTTAATGATACGATAACCTATCTTATCGAAATCGTTAGCCTTGTGAGTTATATCATTGTAGTGATTAGTTTTTGGTTATTACACTTCAAATCAATGAAACAGCGCTTTAAATTAGGTATACAAGGGATAAAAGATTATTGGAAATGGATTGTAGTTGCTTATTTGATTGCTATGGCCGCTAGTCAAGCATACGGATGGATTAAAGAATTTTTACCTGAGAAGTTCCAGTATGGGACTCCACAAAATGAAATGTTAGTCAGTGAAATGATTCATAATTTAGCATTATTACCAGTAAGCTTTTTATTTATTGCCGTATTTGCACCAATAGTTGAAGAAATCATTTTTAGACATATTTTGATTGGGGAATTAGGGAAAAAGCTGAACTTTAAAGTAATGGCTGTGATTTCTGTAATAATATTTGCGGCATTTCATGTTACGAATGCGAGTTCACCTTTTGAGATTGTGGACTATCTTATTATCGCGATACCACTTGTGTGGCTCTATCTTAAAAGTAACCGTAATCTTGGTGTTACAATTGGATTTCACATCTTAAATAACTTTTTAGCGTTTGTGCTGGAGTTACTCTTATAA
- a CDS encoding helix-turn-helix transcriptional regulator, whose amino-acid sequence MKKETRQCKLIEMLQAHHYLTAHELSDELNVSKRTILRDIQELENKGIRILAHTGKNGGYELQPDNQRIHLDLSEHEAQALYLILKERQSLSALPYQEELKAIQLKLSRQPSSTLKRRLKQQNDYIKIQPNTTPTLPKFFEDIFIYCQERKVMGIDYQLNNGQTTFANIVFIGIICENNHWQAVVFHIGGGFTSYIDIASIEDISYSFHKSINTTDITLDNFTHYLKK is encoded by the coding sequence ATGAAAAAAGAAACACGTCAATGCAAGTTAATCGAAATGCTTCAAGCGCATCATTATTTGACAGCACATGAACTTTCAGATGAACTTAACGTATCGAAACGGACAATATTGCGTGATATCCAAGAGCTTGAAAATAAAGGGATAAGAATTTTAGCACACACTGGCAAAAATGGCGGTTACGAACTACAACCGGATAACCAAAGGATTCATTTAGATTTATCTGAACATGAAGCACAAGCACTCTATCTTATCTTGAAAGAGCGACAATCCCTTTCAGCTCTCCCGTATCAAGAAGAACTGAAAGCCATTCAACTTAAGCTATCGCGTCAACCTAGTTCTACATTAAAGCGTCGATTAAAACAGCAAAACGATTATATTAAAATTCAACCTAATACGACTCCCACACTGCCGAAATTCTTTGAAGATATATTCATTTATTGTCAAGAACGAAAAGTAATGGGCATTGACTACCAATTAAATAATGGCCAAACTACATTTGCAAATATTGTATTTATAGGCATCATTTGTGAAAATAACCACTGGCAAGCTGTCGTATTCCACATTGGTGGCGGCTTTACAAGTTATATTGATATTGCATCAATAGAAGATATCTCTTATTCATTTCATAAATCTATTAACACAACTGATATTACATTGGATAATTTTACGCACTACTTAAAAAAGTAG
- a CDS encoding inositol monophosphatase family protein: MISEEQLHTIDNHIHDWLKGLDELMPSLISDLKTDTKSSRFDLVTNVDETIEARFETFLKTHYPDHQLYGEEFHHQTDTLKTGHTWVIDPIDGTANLVKQLNDFCVILGYFIDGQPVLSYIYDYARQHIYKAVRGYGAFVNGVKIEPAVSKPLKDMIVSFNNKVMNDQTIHALLDQSFGYRLIGACGLDSIRVITGQFGAHIHTNAKPWDIGAQFLFAHELGLKMTNFKREGIDFTQGGPFIISNPGCYDEILDILNSDGGYQKV, encoded by the coding sequence ATGATATCAGAAGAGCAGTTACATACTATAGATAATCATATTCATGACTGGCTGAAAGGTTTAGATGAGTTAATGCCTTCACTGATTTCAGACTTAAAGACTGATACTAAAAGTAGTCGTTTTGATCTTGTCACTAATGTAGATGAAACGATAGAAGCGCGCTTTGAAACATTTCTTAAAACCCATTACCCAGATCATCAATTATACGGTGAAGAGTTTCACCATCAAACGGATACATTAAAAACTGGACACACATGGGTAATTGACCCAATTGATGGAACTGCAAACCTTGTGAAGCAACTGAATGACTTTTGCGTCATTTTAGGCTATTTTATTGATGGTCAGCCTGTGCTTTCATACATTTATGATTATGCGCGACAACATATTTATAAAGCGGTGCGCGGTTATGGTGCATTTGTCAATGGAGTGAAAATTGAACCAGCTGTATCTAAGCCGCTCAAGGATATGATTGTGTCTTTTAATAATAAAGTAATGAATGATCAAACGATTCATGCATTATTAGATCAATCATTTGGATATCGTCTAATTGGAGCATGTGGTTTAGACTCAATACGTGTCATTACTGGTCAATTTGGCGCGCATATCCATACCAATGCTAAACCATGGGATATTGGTGCACAATTTTTGTTTGCACATGAGCTTGGTTTGAAAATGACGAACTTTAAACGAGAAGGGATTGATTTTACTCAAGGAGGTCCCTTTATTATAAGTAATCCAGGATGCTATGACGAAATTTTAGATATTTTAAACAGTGATGGCGGATATCAAAAAGTGTAA
- a CDS encoding LCP family protein: MKALLWIVGILFVLAIIAVAYLAFKIFAVGGAIHNPLNREHSELRSGQVDLNKGEPFSIALFGIDSDAKRQSEGGGERSDTIMLLSVNPKNKTTEMISIPRDTQAEIVGRGTTEKINHAYAYGGPEMAVKSLEKLMDVPVDHYATVDMDGLKQTIDTVGGIDVVSNATFTVDGHQYTQGQQSHLDGEQAMAFIRSRKEEGAGGDFGRQERQQLVLQGLANKLTSVSSLTNFNALMNQLGDNVTTDLSLGELNTVRSQYKDANDNVHRHTLDGSGGIQEDGLYYFIPDEGYKQQLIQIYKDNLEI; this comes from the coding sequence ATGAAAGCTTTATTATGGATTGTCGGTATTTTATTTGTATTAGCGATAATTGCAGTTGCATATTTAGCTTTTAAAATATTTGCAGTAGGTGGTGCTATTCATAACCCTCTAAATCGTGAGCACTCTGAATTAAGATCGGGTCAAGTTGATTTAAATAAAGGAGAGCCGTTTTCAATTGCGTTATTCGGTATTGATTCCGATGCTAAGCGTCAAAGTGAAGGTGGCGGTGAACGAAGTGACACGATTATGTTACTATCAGTCAATCCTAAAAATAAAACAACTGAAATGATTAGTATTCCACGTGATACGCAAGCTGAAATAGTGGGACGTGGAACGACTGAAAAAATTAATCATGCCTATGCGTATGGCGGCCCTGAAATGGCAGTGAAGTCACTTGAAAAGTTGATGGATGTGCCCGTGGATCATTATGCTACAGTTGATATGGACGGACTAAAACAAACGATAGATACAGTTGGTGGTATCGACGTAGTCAGTAATGCAACGTTTACGGTTGATGGTCATCAATATACGCAAGGTCAACAGTCACATTTAGACGGCGAACAAGCAATGGCATTTATACGAAGTCGTAAAGAAGAAGGGGCAGGTGGCGATTTTGGTCGACAAGAGCGCCAACAACTCGTATTACAAGGTCTTGCTAATAAATTGACGAGTGTGTCCTCACTAACTAATTTTAATGCACTGATGAATCAATTAGGGGATAATGTCACAACAGATTTATCGTTAGGAGAGCTGAATACAGTACGTAGTCAGTATAAAGATGCCAATGATAATGTGCATCGTCACACGTTAGACGGTTCTGGTGGTATTCAAGAGGATGGACTGTACTACTTCATCCCAGACGAAGGTTATAAACAACAGTTAATTCAGATATACAAAGATAATCTTGAAATCTAA
- a CDS encoding DUF969 domain-containing protein, producing the protein MEWLKLIGIIIIILGFYFKWDTIGTVLIAAVVTGLVSNLNLVEILETLGKAFVDSRMVSLFILTLPMVGLIERFGLKTQATRLINKIQGITSGSIMSLYLLIRELAGLASIRIGGHPQFVRPLMNPMVQAAAKAKYKQKLDAKDEEKLKAHISAMENYGNFFGQNLFVGASGVLLIVSTFESLNMNVTAVQIALFSAPIAIITLVIGVIRNVIFDRKLARKYGVKEGRNNE; encoded by the coding sequence ATGGAATGGTTAAAACTCATAGGTATTATCATTATCATTTTAGGCTTTTATTTTAAATGGGATACGATCGGAACGGTGCTTATTGCAGCAGTAGTGACTGGGCTTGTATCCAATTTGAACCTTGTAGAGATACTTGAAACATTAGGAAAGGCATTTGTAGATAGTCGCATGGTTTCACTCTTTATATTAACGTTACCCATGGTGGGGTTAATTGAACGTTTTGGACTTAAAACACAGGCAACCCGACTTATCAATAAAATACAAGGAATCACATCTGGGAGTATTATGTCGCTCTATTTATTAATTCGTGAGTTAGCGGGTCTCGCTTCAATTCGCATAGGGGGTCATCCACAATTTGTCAGACCATTAATGAATCCGATGGTCCAAGCGGCTGCAAAAGCGAAATACAAACAAAAGTTAGACGCTAAAGATGAAGAAAAACTAAAAGCACATATCTCAGCAATGGAAAATTACGGGAACTTTTTTGGACAAAACTTATTTGTTGGCGCATCAGGTGTGTTATTGATTGTATCAACATTTGAATCATTGAATATGAATGTGACTGCTGTTCAGATTGCTTTATTTTCTGCACCAATAGCCATCATTACATTAGTGATAGGTGTGATTCGAAATGTGATATTTGATCGTAAGTTAGCGCGTAAATACGGTGTGAAAGAAGGTCGAAACAATGAGTGA
- a CDS encoding DUF979 domain-containing protein, whose translation MSETTINQILEVFYILIGLQFFYTAYRVLKFKQNDKRVGTALFWMILGLMFIVGPYIPNWLNGVCVLAMGLLTITKNVKLGKVLEVDKQTEEEGASKYGAKLFIPAVVLAVAAVIISTWTPFGGAIGIGASSIIALIAAYIVLKPKPKVGLYDSDRLVQQIGTVGILPQFLAALGILFTVSGVGETISKGISGFLPEGNALIGSAAYVLGMVLFTMLMGNAFAAFTVITVSIGVPFVIAIGGDPAIAGALAMTGGFCGTLLTPMAANFNALPAALLEMKDELGVIKAQIPMALMLIIAHILLMYVLAF comes from the coding sequence ATGAGTGAGACAACCATTAATCAAATTTTAGAAGTATTTTACATATTGATTGGATTACAATTTTTTTATACTGCTTATCGTGTTTTAAAGTTTAAACAAAATGATAAGCGTGTAGGAACTGCATTGTTTTGGATGATTCTTGGTTTGATGTTCATCGTCGGACCGTATATCCCTAACTGGTTGAATGGCGTGTGTGTGCTGGCGATGGGATTATTGACGATTACCAAAAATGTTAAATTAGGAAAAGTATTAGAGGTAGATAAACAAACAGAAGAAGAAGGGGCTTCAAAGTACGGTGCAAAGCTTTTTATCCCCGCGGTAGTTTTAGCGGTAGCAGCCGTTATCATATCAACTTGGACACCTTTTGGAGGTGCGATAGGTATTGGAGCATCGTCTATTATTGCTTTAATTGCAGCATATATTGTTTTAAAACCAAAACCTAAAGTAGGGCTCTATGATAGTGATCGTCTCGTACAACAAATAGGCACAGTAGGGATATTACCACAATTTTTAGCAGCACTTGGAATATTATTTACTGTGAGTGGTGTCGGTGAAACGATATCAAAAGGGATTTCAGGTTTCTTACCTGAGGGCAACGCTTTAATCGGTTCAGCAGCTTATGTTTTAGGAATGGTCCTTTTCACAATGTTAATGGGTAATGCATTCGCAGCGTTTACAGTCATTACGGTGAGTATAGGTGTCCCATTTGTCATTGCAATTGGTGGAGACCCTGCTATTGCAGGTGCACTAGCCATGACGGGTGGATTTTGTGGTACATTATTGACACCTATGGCTGCAAATTTTAACGCATTGCCTGCAGCGCTATTGGAAATGAAAGATGAACTAGGTGTAATTAAAGCGCAAATCCCAATGGCATTGATGCTTATTATAGCTCATATTTTATTAATGTATGTATTAGCTTTTTAG
- the pcp gene encoding pyroglutamyl-peptidase I: MNILVTGFDPFGGESVNPALEAVKQLPSNIGEHQIDTLEIPTVFHQSIEVIKMQLAQKYYDIVIAVGQAGGRSEITPERVAINIDDARIADNQGQQPIDQPIQLEGAPAYFTRLPVKRMVEEMKKNGIPASLSNSAGTFVCNHIMYQLAYLADTIYPTLKTGFIHVPFAPDQVVDKPGKPSMSIPLMTKGLEIAIQTCIDHDTDIHAALGTTH, encoded by the coding sequence ATGAATATTTTAGTGACAGGTTTTGATCCGTTTGGAGGAGAGTCAGTGAACCCAGCACTTGAAGCGGTTAAACAATTACCATCAAATATTGGTGAACATCAAATTGATACGTTAGAGATTCCTACTGTATTTCATCAAAGTATCGAAGTGATTAAAATGCAATTAGCTCAAAAATACTATGATATCGTGATAGCAGTTGGTCAAGCAGGTGGACGTTCTGAAATAACACCTGAACGGGTGGCTATTAATATAGACGATGCACGTATTGCTGATAATCAAGGGCAACAACCTATTGATCAACCCATTCAACTAGAAGGAGCACCTGCGTATTTCACTCGATTACCTGTTAAGAGAATGGTAGAAGAGATGAAAAAGAATGGTATACCTGCTAGTTTATCTAATAGTGCGGGTACATTTGTATGCAATCATATTATGTATCAACTTGCTTACTTAGCAGATACAATCTATCCGACACTCAAAACAGGTTTTATACATGTTCCGTTTGCACCTGATCAAGTTGTCGATAAACCAGGAAAGCCGTCAATGTCTATTCCATTAATGACAAAAGGTTTAGAGATTGCGATTCAAACATGTATCGATCACGATACAGATATTCATGCAGCGCTAGGTACAACACACTAA